In Gracilinanus agilis isolate LMUSP501 chromosome 1, AgileGrace, whole genome shotgun sequence, the sequence ttctggtagCTTATCCTTggcctgagagttctggaatttggctacatAAGTCCTGGGGTATTTTATTTTAGGGTCTCTTTTGGGAGATGAGCagtggattctctcaatttctatttttccctctcattCAAGGATATCGAGGCAGTTCTCCCTGGAGATTTCTTATAATATAGTGTCCACGCTCTTCTTTTTATTGTGGTTTTCAAGTATTCTGATggttctttgattatttcttctagATCAATTTCCAGTTTGGTCATTTTCCAGTGAAGTATTTTagactttcttccatttttttttccattaaaaattttttttttgtcttattgtttcctgatatcTGATGATTTCATTatcttctatttgtccaattctaatttttatggagttattttcttccttgagttttttgCATTTCCTTTACCATTTGGCCAATCCAACTCTTTTAAAGAGTTACTTTCTtcagttgttgattttttttttggccactgtttccatttgatcaattctatTCCTCAGGAAATTGTTTCCTTCAAGGTATTTTGTGCTCACTTTCCTTTTAGTCTATTCtaatgtaataatgaaaataaattaatatgtaataattaaaatgctgcATGTAATACTTAgaaattgattttgttaaataatattagtaaaaaatcGGTTTAATcactatttataaaattaactcaagCCACGAGGATAACAGTAGCTTttgacaatttaatttaatataaatatagtataagaaaaaaataagtaaggaagtagaaaattttTTCTAGCCTACCACTCTAAAGTCTGATCTGTAGAATTTCAGCTCACTCCCTGACAAGGTCTGATCTCCACGTGGAAGTCCGGTAGTCTCTTTGGAGCAAGAGTCTTACTAGCCTTACTAGTCTTACTTAGTCTGCCTAAGCCACCAATGCCAAATGGAGTAGAAGAATCAATCCTAGCAAACTCACACGAAAAGCCCAATCTTCTCCATGGTCTAatctttcatatcttttttctccatgctactttctgtctctctgagcTGGTCTATCAGGAAtaaatcaaagtctctctgacctgGACTTGTAACCCTTAGTTCTTGGTCACGTTCCTAGGGCCCTTAACCTGTGACTTCTGTTTGGAGCATTGCAGCCAAACTAATGGGATTGGTCAGATGAGAAGAATGTTCATGACCTTGGGAGGAAGGAGTTCCCTTTACACTAATTTTTAGGGAATTGATTTTTTCAGGGAATTTCCCCCTCTAGCTgttgagtttttctgtcaattttctttgatttttaaacttcttttcaagttcttctagGGGGTCTTATGAGGCTTGACGTActtcacatatttcctttttggtATTGTTGTCCTCCATATTTTGGTCTTTGCtgtcactaaaataattttcttaagttAGATTTTTTGTCTTTcactcatttttctagttttttccccCCCATTACTTTACCCTTCTATTGATGCTCTTCTCTGTTCCTGGGGTAGAAGATACATTGCTGCAAGCTTACAAAGTATACTTCTCTGGTCCTTGGGTAGGCCTGTCTGCTCTTATTACTCTTGGTATGTCTTTCAAGGAGGTGGCCCTGCTTGTTTGCTCTGGGGAGATTTGCAGCTTTTTTGTTGAGCTATTTTCAGCACTCCATGGTACCGGTTTCCCTGTTGTTTTATGGGCTGGACTGGTCCCCACTTTGTGGCCTTCCTGCCCCTGCCAAGTAGTCTGGGATGCCTGGGCAGATCTCCTGCTCTGGGCTCTCTGCTGCCACATGGGAATGAATAGATCACTGTGGTTCCAGTTCCCCCTGTCTGAACCCTTGTAGGTACAAGGCTATGCTGCCACATGGGAATGAGTAGGGTCCTAAAGTTCCAGGTCCCTCTTGCTGCTCCCTTGTGGCTTTAGGGTTTCACTGCCACATAAGAGATGTAGGTTTCCTTACTTTTCTACCTTCTCTACCTGTGTGGAGTGGCTCAGGTTGGCCTTGTTCCCATTCTGCAGCTTTATTGCTTCTGGCAGAGACTTCATATGTTGGGTTGCTCCAAGTTCTGCCAGGTTCTCAAAGATGCTGCCTCCTCTTACCCCATTAAGACATGTTCCTCTAGCTTTTCTGTTTTAaggcaatttattttctttttggctatGTGGAGTGTTCAGGGGAACAGAGCATCATTTACTCTACCAGTTTAGCACACAGCAAGCAAGTTTTCTAGCCCATTTATATGCTAATCACATCCTTCTAgatgtattcttttatttttatttttaaaaaaccctaccttccatcttagaatattggttccaaggcaaaagaatggtaagggttaggcaatggaggttaagtgacttgttcagggtcccacaatttgaaaatgtctgaggtcacatttgaacccaggacctcccatcttttggACTGGCTTTCAATATACTGAGTCCCTAGATCCCTCTTCTAGACACATCTTGTCAACAGTCTAGTACTGCATGtctgttctctctttccttttgaaCAGGCTTCTTCATTTCAATCAAGGTGCCACCAAGACGTACTAAAGGAGTTTGGAATGTTTTGGTTTCCTTAGTGAGACGATGGCACTGCCTATGAGACATAATGGGAACACGAAGTACTAGTACACTTATGACTAAGTAGTCTTGAATCTGCTCAAGCTTTATTGCTGTGATGAAAATTTATTAGTTTTTGGAATGTTTTACATGAACTGtcacatttctttattttcccattaTAAGTAAGtttaaactaaaataaatttcccttttccctcttcctagTTCCAACTAGCACATATTGAACTTTTATGTTTGAACTTGGTAATTTGCCCATGACTCTATCTAGGGAAGGATTTTTCTCATGTTTCACTTCTTGGAAGAGTTCATGCTTTAGCCAAATTGTTCTCTTATGGTACGCAGTTGACCTTTAACTTTAAATGCCATACTTATAAACAGTCTCTCTATGTGTTGCCTAGAACCTAATGACTGTTTGGGGATGAGGCATTAGCAAATTATGGCATCTAACTATTGAATCTGGAATGAATCCCATGAGATACCATactgaattcagaaagaaaaatctgTTCTTAGGTAAAGTTTTATAACTTTAAATTGAAAGCCAgaggcagagctaagatggcTGAGAAAGTACCTGGATGTGTTTGATCTCTACCAAATCACCTTTCAAGCAAATTGACCTTAAAACAAATTCTGAAGTGACAGAACCACAAAAGGATGAGGTGACACAATTTTTCACACCAAGACAACTTGGTCAGCAGAAAGGGTTTGATGATTACAAGTCTCTAATAAAAAGTCTCATTTGGATCAAATGCACAAAAATACAAGACATTCcctgattgataaatggtcaaaggatacaaagagAGTTCTCAAAGTAACTAAAGCTACCTATAGTTATTGgcgaaaatgctctaaatcattaattaGACAAGtgaaaattaaatcaattctgaggtactactttATACCTATAAGACattgactattatgacagaagttggaaaggatgtgggaaaattgagatactaatgcattattgggggagctgtgaattgatttaatcattctggagagcaatttggatttatgccTAACGGGCTATTAAGTTGTACATAAGCTTTTACCCAGCCAGTCATAGaaattactaggtctgtatcccaaagagataaaaaacaaaaaggaaaaggacctatatttacaaaaatatttatagttgctctttttgtggtgacagagTTAGAAAACAAGGGGATAACTCATCGACAAGAGAATGGCTGAGTACATTTTAGTATATGAGTGTAattggaatactatcatgctataaaaaatgataagcaggaggatttcagaaaagcctggatttacttacatgaactgactgcaaagtaaagtaagaacattatacacagaaacagcaataactgtataatgaacaactgtgtattacttaactattctcagtaatgatccaagacaatcctaaaggactcatgacaaaaatgccatctactttcaaagaaagaattggagtctgaatttaaaacaatgtattatttatatcactttcatttttttgttttcttccacaaaatgaatatggaaaaaaatggtttacataattgcacatgtaaaatctgtatcagatcaCTTAAGTGTCTCagcaaagggagagggaagggaaagagggagaaacttTAGGattcaaaatttcagaaaaaaaccaatatattggggaaaaataaaatattgccaaataaaaaaataaattgaaagccAGAGAGGCAAATTCTAGACTAAACTAAGActgaataaatcacttagcctcagttttcttgcctGAGaatagattataaataataataataactagcctGGGATGtgctaataattataataatgcttCAATGTTTACAgagtacttttacaaatattcttagCTTATCCTCACATGGtggaactattattatccccattttacagatgaggaaactgaggcaaaatagaTCAAGTGACTTGACAGCTACTAATCaggagttaggatttgaacttgataTAATGCTCTAATTACACACAGAACCACCTAGTTGGAAAACCTCTAAAAAtctgtttctgttaaaaaatttGACAACTGTGAATTTGAAGGGCATTTAATCCTTAATCATTGAAAGACAGTAGTGTAGAGACCACATATTTcacaattaaatgacttattttacatttttgaattgcaaatgttaactttaaagagaaaaatttttaaatactctGCAAATTCAAACTTTTTTGAGAACAAAGTATTAAATGTATTTTAGGAAGTTCAGTATGTTGTGCTGGAGGAATACTGATTACAGCTAAAgttaatatttgtatattttgcttaattttcttttaaaataagtttcCCAAATTATTCCTATAATatgtaaaattctatttttttatacaAAGTAGTGACAACTCTTAATGATTTTATCCAGGATTGCGACTCTATTTTTGTCTGTGATAGGCTGTCCCATCTCCTGGTATAGTCCACTTACTACTCAGCTGCTCACGAATAATCAAGGAAAGTGAACAAAGTAAAATATGACATAAAAAAGAATGCTCCAAAAATTTATAAAGCATTCTAATTGGACaaatctatatatatttttaatctgaCAGCTTCCCTTGATTGGATAGTTGAGTTGCTTATATTTCTCTGATCTACAAAGTAGTTCCAGAATCAAAAGAGTAAACCTGGTGCAGTGAGCTACTTTTAGTTAGTGTGGtacaagaggaaaaaatacttaaagatGCAGAGTAAGAGGACTGGGTTGGAATCCTGGCTTTCCTACTTACTATCCACGTGAACTTGAGCAAGATATTCTTCCTTTGTGCATCTCTGTTTTCATCTCTTATCAATATAATGAGGAGATCAGAAAGTTCTCTACAAGTTCCTTCAAGTTTTAAAACTTTGCTTGGGGCTGAGTATTCCACTTAAAGGGTAATTGCTTATTCTGTCTGAGACTTCCTTCATCTGTTTAATCTTTTATCCCTTTTCCATCatctataaaactttttaaaaatatgaagagtGACTGGGGAAAATAAAACCTTTTCTATTTTCACTCTGCATTCTAattttcacagacagggaagttGGACAATTTGGGAAAGCAAATGTACAATCACTGGATAAATGCTTTTAGAATATTGCCTACCAGAACTCGTAAGACAAAATAATGTTGCATTACTTGTGACATCATTTTCATTAGCTTTTCTATGAAGTAAAGCCTATCATAAAGtacaaagatagaaaagaaaccAAGTGTTTGCTTTAAAGTCTTTATTAACCTGaatataaaaagacagaaatgtaATCTAAGATATAACAGAGTTCTTTAtgtggaaacaatttttttacaagtgaaaaaataaatacctCTTGCAATAAAGGTTTATATGCTAATGTGCcataaaaaagtagaattttaatattttgacaaAATGTCTGTGCAAAGAAACAAATGCATAAACACATCACTGCTACATTAAGGCAATATGAAAAGTATACTCAGAAAAATCTCAGTAAAGTGACAGTGTGGTTTTCTAGCTTGAACTTCGCTAGTATTGCACCCAAGAAGGTAATCTAGGTTTCCCTATGTCCTAGAAAAACCTACTAGTTGATCAGAGTCCAAAATGCCCAAACGGGGTATGGAAGATAGGTTTaagaaaacaatgacaaaaaaacagCCCCAACACCCCCCAATATAAAAAGAGGACAACCAAAAGTTAATACccaagcacttaaaaaaaaaaaagcttatacaATGCTTATGAAACTTAGGATGAGACTATAAGTAAGGCTTGATAGTTCAAGCAAAAATCACCACCACTTTGGTGAGGCTGGAGTGAACAGTTAGAAAGAACTATAATGACTACCATAGTTTGTACTAACCATCTCTAGGGTTGTCTAATTTAGTCTTTCTAGGGAAAACGATCTTCCTTTAAGTAAGCAGAAATGACTTTCCACCAAACCAAATGACCCCAAAGGAGTGGTTAACAATGAGCAGAAAATTACTTAACTCAGGATTTTACTTTTCAGAGGTTACCTTTCTGACATATGGATATAAGGGGGTGGGGAAGTACTGTTAGAGAAAGAAACAACTACCTTACACTGCATTGAATTATCTGTTATCTAACAGGCAGATTAGAATCTGACACTTAACCagcaattacttttttaaaagtcacaaaaTAGATTTTAGAATATATTAATCCTCCAATCCTTATATTTAAACAAGCTATAAAAGCAAAAACTGATATTAAAACaatgtatacttaaaaaaattcctattaCAAATGTTTGGAATGaccacagaaaaggaaacaaaagaaatcttTGATACCAATTCCTAAAAAATTTGCTCTGGGTAGGAAATTTTCTTCAGATACATTAAACACGCTTGTAATATAATCCCCTACAAATGCCCAATTTTTGGCATTGGTGTCACTTTATCTGTCACTCAAGAAGAAACCTGGTGTTTCCTTATGGGCTTGCTCATGATAGTCAAGTTCTATGAGATGTTCATAACTTTATTGTTCCTCAGGTACCACAAATGGAGATGGTTTAAACCATGGTGGTTGTGTTTCCAGAAACAATTCTTTTGGGGAAACATTCCTCAATGCAGACAGGTGTTGGAGTGACCATTTTTCccacaatcattttttttctagtcCATAATAGTGCAGTTTGTAGAAATGTGGCTTGTAAATAAATCAGTACAATATATCATATGACTGTAAGATTAAGGAGACTTGTATGGGTAGGAAGATACACATGCTGAACATGTTCTATTCGGGATCTGCaaactggacatgactgaaaaacacaaagacaaaatctGTTAGAACACCTTTATGTTATGTTATGGCTTTTTCTTTAGAGTAGCCATGTGTACTATCAGGTAGTTGAAAAGTATAATTAATTCAATTATCCATACTGGTTGGCGAGGAAATAATCCAAAAATATGTGACTCAATTGTAATAAGAGTTCTATGCTCTCCTGGAGCCTGGATAGAAAcccaaaatgtttataaattgaaagaaataaattaagatttctatcaaacttttaacaACAATAAGTTATGTTGCAATCACTGAATGACTATCATAGACTTTTTCTTTTCCCGTGAGATAAAGACTCTTGGGAAAATATGGCCCACTCAAATCTTTGCTCAGGCAAGTAATCCaggaagtaaatacaaaatgataATCAAGCCAAAGTTAAGATTTTGATGACTATGTGAATCAGCTGGCTCAGTTTTGTTTGATCTATGATCAGGATGCACTTCTACATCTAATCAAGAGTTTTGCAAATCTCTAGTTTTGGTTACAAGAAGAAACAAGTAGAACGAATCAGCACAAACATAcccaatatcagaaaatgaatcaGGAACGTCCCCTCAAAACAAGGCAGTGGTATCTTACACAATATCAGATGATAACTCTAGATTATATTTCCATTACAGAGCTGTGAATCTCTAAAATGGTCCTACCACTGGTCAGTTGCCTACCAGAGAATATTAAGTTTTGCTCTTTGAGGCTAGTTTCACATACAATTGATGATCTACCACTGAAAAGTGAGTATAATTTGCAATAGGTTGTATTCAATGTCAGAAAGTAACTGgggaaaaaacttaaaaatgcCACAGAAGAAATTACTCCAGAGAATTTTTGAAGGTAGATATTTGATTAGGTATCAGAATCTCAATTCCCTAAGCACACAGAGGTAAACTAAACATCCTGGATAGTAGGAAGAGTCTAATtggatgaaaaaatgttatatatattagCAAAATGGATCATCCCTAATTTCAAATCTCATAACTAAGGgataaagatattttcttttattttcataatataattgccaaaaaaaatcagtattttatCAATATAGGAAACGTTAAATAATAATCTAAATGAACTATGTTGgatatctatctctatccatctcgTCAAATGCAGATGGCCATTTTTAATTTGTGAAAAACATAAATCGTCATCTAATAATATCATAAACATAATAGTCTACTTGACATTTCTCATACCTGTAATTGTGCAGCGCAACCTTCACAGCACACAGTATGACCACAAGGGCAGAAAGttgaatttatttcttcttcGCAGCACACCATACACAACATGGCTTCCTTCAGCTTTCGTAACTTTTCTTGAAGTGCTTTGGTTTGCTGGCAGTTGAGTCCCTCACAGCTCCCACAGTTCATGCTACTCTCTGAAGACTTCAGGGGAGAATTGGGTGGGCTCTGGTCACTTCTTGAAACAAGGTCCACAACCCCGGCATTATAAAGAGCCCTCCTTGCATGATCATACACCTCCTTGGATGTTCGTTTAATGTCAAAGACATACTTTTTGCCAAGGTTAATGTTTTCATTTAGAAACAGAGATGCCAGGTGACCCTTTAAGTCTCGACTATATTGCATCATGACAGCACTGGTAACTGTGTCACACCtgcaacaaaagattgaacaaaAAACTACTTTGGTACTTAAGACTCTatgtttgcatttctataattcgGACAACTAAATACTATAAGCCAGAAACTTGTTtgggctttttaaatttttaatgaggggttctttctattttatgtaaGTTTGAAAGTGGTTTTGATAGTTCTATTTCTAagtaggattttaaaataaaaagagtctTCAGTAGTTCAACAAAACTCAAAAGAtcttaattttctgttttttttttaaaaagaaccattataattaaagaaaagttaattaaatttttaaaagttacaaaggTAGTAGTTGTATGAGCACAATTCTAGGTTcactagagaagaaagaagataaggtaaaataaaaaagggaaggaaaatgccTCTATAATTTAAACAGAACCAAACTGATGACTGTTGGCTTCATGTAGTTCTGCTGCCATGGAAGTAAAAACATTCCCATAGGgtgaacttttttaaaattttgcaggATAGTCTCAGGTAGAACATTATATGAAAACGTGGCCAACTTAGAATCCCgtggaattttaatttttacgtTTATTGCTACTGacaagtttgtttttatttttcagtcattttagtcatgtctgactctttgtgaccccatttggagttttcttggcaaagacactggagtggtttgccatttccttctccagctcattttatggatgaggaaactgatgccaacaaaattaagtgacttgcccagggtcacacagctaatggtGTCTACAATAAGATTTTAACTTATGTCTTAACTCCTGGCTTGGTGCtctgctctattcactgtaccacctagctgccccactgaCAAATTACAAAGGGTTAATTCATTTAAGTAGCCATGAATACCTGTAAAAAGCATGTGTTTCAGTAATTGCTCGGTAAAGTCCACTTGCTGCTCTAGTGCTGATCATTTTAAACAGGAGAACGATGCTATTACCAGATTCCTTGGTGACTGTTAGGTACACATTCTTTCCAGACTGAGTTGCCATCTGAACAACAGGATATGCAATcctaaaaatgggggaaaaagttTTGGTTGAGCCAAAGAAAAATGTTTGCAACtcgtggttttttttttagccataaatattttcttaaattctgGCAGAAATAACTTAGAAAAGAATAAAGCACAGTTACTTAATGTGTCAATGACAAATAATCTTTTCACCCACTAATGTgtaaagttaaataagaaaaaagtttataCACATACAGATACAGGTATATAAATAATCATGTATTTACCAAAAATAGAATCAGTCCAAAAAATAGCCTAATTCTCTTTATGGATAGTAACTTGGCAGTGAACTCCTTATTTGTTAATGCCAGTAAGCTTCTATTTTCTAAGTTAGTGATTATTAAATACTAACAGAAGCCTGAAAAATATTAATGGGCATCCAAAAGAATGCATTTTATTTAAGGTGTGATAATTTTTCAAACTTTCAACTGTTTTCTATTTTCATAATCAAGGCCACAGGAAAAAATACACCTCAGAGTTTTAATGATTTTGGTTACCTATTAATTGGGCTGAGATCATCTTTACAAATTGAGATTCCTTCAGGTCCTACACCAATGAGCAATTTCTGTCCTTCGCTGTCTCTCACTGAATGCCATTCCACACCGTAGTTCTCCATTGCTGATACAATTTGCAAAACTTGGTATTCAGCTGAAGCCTGACTCATCCCTTCCAATTCCTTGTGTTTCATGGTaatactataaaagaaaaaaaaaagctctatcAGCAAAGAGATCTAAAGATGAAGAGATCTCATTCTGGGCATATTATATGAATGAATTACTGATAAGCCATATTGATTTCATCACTAATGTAAATTAGTGATGAATATGGCATAACTTAAAATGCATTATTGCTTTAAAGTTCACTTTCCACTTGTTTTGAAAACTACAACAAAATACTCAAGATACTTTTTGACAAaccaataacttaaaaaaaagaagaaactttatAGGCTAGAATTTGACCTCTAAAATTCTGCAGAACTCTAAAAAATGCAAAGATATGGAGGGAAATTAATGTATTGGAATTT encodes:
- the LOC123240201 gene encoding E3 ubiquitin-protein ligase MYLIP, yielding MLCYVTRPDAVLMEVEVEAKANGEDCLNQVCRRLGIIEVDYFGLQFTGSKGESLWLNLRNRISQQMDGLAPYRLKLRVKFFVEPHLILQEQTRHIFFLHIKEDLLAGNLQCSPEHAVELSALLAQTKFGDYNQNTAKYNYEELCAKELTGAALNSITMKHKELEGMSQASAEYQVLQIVSAMENYGVEWHSVRDSEGQKLLIGVGPEGISICKDDLSPINRIAYPVVQMATQSGKNVYLTVTKESGNSIVLLFKMISTRAASGLYRAITETHAFYRCDTVTSAVMMQYSRDLKGHLASLFLNENINLGKKYVFDIKRTSKEVYDHARRALYNAGVVDLVSRSDQSPPNSPLKSSESSMNCGSCEGLNCQQTKALQEKLRKLKEAMLCMVCCEEEINSTFCPCGHTVCCEGCAAQLQSCPVCRSRIEHVQHVYLPTHTSLLNLTVI